In a single window of the Arthrobacter zhangbolii genome:
- a CDS encoding Dyp-type peroxidase: protein MSITEGVAPDHGEPEHSEHSGDGQKPEQEASGGVRRRHLLFGGAAAGLGALAAAGIAAGTKPDAAGRKGQNTETGAAPSAGASDVVPFYGPRQAGIETPAQTHAVFLGLDLKPGLTRQRLAAWLRLLSEDAAALTQGRPALADTEPELAAGPARLTVTFGFGPALVALASPGLAPAWLRPLPAFGIDRLEPAYSGGDLLLQVCADDPLTVAHARRMLLKDSRSFATLRWTQTGFLRAARSNPAEETPRNLFGQLDGTANPRGGAFERVVWGGEGIEPWLKDGTSVVIRRIAMNLDTWDELDRRGREETVGRRLSDGAPLTGGTEHDEPDFSARNSLGFPVIAESAHMRRARPEDERQRIFRRPYNYDDAPVTGGAESGVSNSGQIFVSYQADVDRQFVPIQRRLDELDILNEWTTPVGSAVFAVPPGAREGSFVGAELFD from the coding sequence ATGAGCATCACGGAGGGCGTGGCGCCCGACCACGGCGAGCCCGAACATAGCGAGCACAGCGGAGACGGGCAGAAGCCGGAACAGGAGGCCTCCGGCGGTGTCAGGCGGCGGCACCTGTTATTCGGCGGTGCAGCGGCTGGGTTGGGAGCGCTGGCGGCAGCCGGGATCGCCGCCGGGACCAAACCGGATGCCGCCGGCCGGAAAGGGCAGAACACGGAGACCGGCGCGGCCCCTTCAGCCGGCGCTTCCGACGTCGTGCCCTTTTACGGACCGCGGCAGGCGGGCATCGAAACGCCGGCCCAGACCCACGCCGTCTTCCTGGGCCTGGACCTGAAACCGGGCCTAACCCGGCAGCGGCTTGCCGCCTGGCTGCGGCTGCTGTCCGAGGACGCCGCCGCCCTGACACAGGGCCGGCCGGCGCTGGCTGACACGGAACCTGAGCTGGCGGCAGGCCCGGCCCGGCTGACGGTGACGTTCGGGTTCGGTCCGGCGCTGGTGGCGCTGGCTTCTCCGGGGCTGGCACCCGCCTGGCTCCGACCGCTGCCTGCCTTCGGAATTGACCGGCTGGAGCCTGCCTACAGCGGGGGAGATCTGCTGCTGCAGGTGTGCGCCGATGACCCGCTGACGGTGGCCCACGCACGGCGCATGCTGCTCAAGGACAGCCGCTCCTTTGCGACCCTTCGATGGACCCAGACGGGGTTTCTGCGCGCCGCCCGTTCCAACCCCGCAGAGGAGACACCACGGAATCTGTTCGGCCAGCTGGACGGTACCGCCAACCCCCGAGGCGGCGCCTTCGAACGTGTGGTGTGGGGCGGGGAGGGCATCGAACCGTGGCTGAAGGACGGGACCTCCGTGGTGATCCGGCGCATCGCCATGAACCTGGATACATGGGATGAACTGGACCGAAGGGGACGGGAGGAAACCGTGGGCCGGCGGCTCAGTGACGGGGCTCCGCTGACGGGCGGAACCGAACATGACGAGCCGGACTTCTCGGCACGCAACAGTCTCGGTTTTCCGGTGATTGCCGAATCCGCGCACATGCGCCGGGCCCGTCCGGAGGATGAACGGCAGCGGATATTCCGCCGTCCCTACAACTATGACGACGCGCCTGTCACGGGCGGCGCGGAAAGCGGCGTCTCCAACTCGGGCCAGATCTTTGTGTCCTACCAGGCCGACGTCGACCGGCAGTTCGTGCCGATCCAGCGGCGGCTGGACGAGCTGGACATCCTCAACGAATGGACGACGCCGGTGGGCTCCGCCGTGTTCGCGGTTCCGCCGGGCGCACGGGAAGGGAGCTTTGTCGGCGCGGAACTTTTCGACTGA